The Rhodoferax sediminis genome has a segment encoding these proteins:
- a CDS encoding DUF2971 domain-containing protein — MPLYKYLHPDRTDVLRNQCIRFSSPAVLNDPFELKPHLAALATPEYAAADLQRALPRVLAEELAQLPAELRALVSEEALQAFLKAQLPAIQKSLNGASAQMMPLLQETMARKLEELLGVLCLSESPKSLLMWAHYADSHRGFVVQFDETSPFFNRCVSEDDELRHLRQVTYGSKRPSLTLSEVEDGSAFLMKGVEWEYEAEWRMIVPLADASHVIGTGPEAIHLFSFPAQAVTSVILGCRMLETKRAEIQALLAALPQYAHTRCIHAAIDNESYRLRVGPAH, encoded by the coding sequence ATGCCTCTCTACAAGTACCTGCATCCTGACCGAACTGACGTTCTACGCAACCAGTGCATTCGCTTTTCGTCGCCGGCTGTCCTGAACGATCCCTTCGAGCTCAAGCCACATCTCGCAGCGCTCGCCACTCCTGAATACGCGGCAGCAGATCTGCAGCGGGCGCTCCCACGTGTCCTTGCCGAGGAACTCGCCCAGTTGCCCGCGGAGCTTCGCGCTCTAGTCTCGGAAGAAGCGCTGCAGGCCTTCCTTAAAGCGCAGTTGCCTGCTATCCAGAAGAGCCTCAATGGCGCATCGGCGCAAATGATGCCGCTCCTTCAGGAGACGATGGCGCGAAAGCTGGAGGAGCTTCTTGGCGTGCTCTGCTTGTCCGAGTCCCCGAAGAGTCTTCTCATGTGGGCGCACTACGCAGATTCTCATAGAGGGTTCGTCGTGCAGTTCGATGAGACTTCACCGTTCTTCAACCGGTGCGTCTCCGAAGATGACGAGCTTAGGCATCTACGTCAGGTGACTTACGGTTCCAAGCGGCCCTCTCTAACACTTTCAGAAGTTGAGGATGGTTCGGCCTTCCTGATGAAGGGTGTCGAGTGGGAGTACGAAGCCGAATGGAGAATGATTGTGCCGCTCGCGGACGCGTCGCATGTCATAGGAACGGGGCCGGAGGCAATCCATCTCTTCAGTTTTCCGGCCCAGGCGGTAACGTCAGTAATTCTCGGCTGCCGAATGTTGGAAACCAAGAGAGCTGAAATTCAGGCGCTACTCGCCGCGTTGCCGCAGTACGCTCACACTCGCTGCATTCATGCGGCCATTGACAATGAAAGCTACCGCCTCCGTGTCGGGCCCGCTCACTGA